One region of Acropora muricata isolate sample 2 chromosome 13, ASM3666990v1, whole genome shotgun sequence genomic DNA includes:
- the LOC136894896 gene encoding uncharacterized protein yields the protein MFVWIHGKALSKQAWWRHHPVSTNRRPQPYQIEGRPTEEEERVRENNDVKEFIQTLDEPMVRKLCIRRLRGGVGSMDFMQGLLIMDESDVTPTPSTSTDLACSSNAGTPDPAPSPSNNAIPWCKCGVCQIMPQEIENKCCGFRHCVKTHT from the exons ATGTTTGTGTGGATCCACGGCAAAGCCTTGTCGAAACAAG CCTGGTGGAGACACCATCCAGTTTCGACGAACAGAAGGCCCCAGCCTTATCAAATTGAAGGCAGGCCCACTGAGGAGGAAGAAAGGGTGAGGGAAAACAATGATGTAAAG GAGTTCATACAAACACTTGATGAGCCCATGGTGCGAAAGCTCTGCATCAGAAGGCTGCGAGGAGGTGTGGGAAGCATGGACTTTATGCAGGGGCTTTTGATCATGGATGAAAGTGATGTTACCCCCACCCCTAGTACCTCTACTGATCTTGCTTGCAGTTCAAATGCTGGGACACCAGATCCTGCTCCATCTCCTAGCAACAATGCCATACCATGGTGCAAGTGTGGGGTGTGTCAAATAATGCCCcaagagattgaaaataaatGTTGTGGTTTTCGACACTGTGTTAAAACACACACTTga